Within Diabrotica virgifera virgifera chromosome 7, PGI_DIABVI_V3a, the genomic segment TTCGTGACTGTGTAGAAGCATTTTTTAATATCaatgaaaacatattttataaacTAGATCTATGTAAGCACAAGTACTATCTTTACTATGTCAGATTTGTACTAATAAAAGTCAAAACATTTAACAGCAAACAATTTACCACAAAAAGCTGTGTTGTCCATTGACAACACTCCCTCAAATCTTGAAACACAGATGCTAAGTCTACAAATGGAAAAATATTTGCCAAATTTTTGCACACGACTGCGTTAGTTCCGCCTATAGACCAAGGTGTCATTGTGTCTATGAAGAGAAACTACAGAACAAAGTTACTTCTCTTAAAAATTGAATCAGGATATGACTTAAGATAAGAATTTTTGAAGTGATTCACTATTCTCAACTCTATCTACGAAATCGCATCTTTAGCAGTTGTGAAGTCATGGGGAAAATTGACAAGTTTAATGAACTCAGTTCCTGGGAAAGCGAATGTGGACGCAGGAAACCTGCATGTGTGGTTAGACTGTGATGCTACCAACCCAAAATTTGAGCATCTACTAACAGATAAAGTCATTTTAAGAAAATGTTAAGGAGAAAACGAGGAAAGTGAAGATGAATAAGAGGAGCTTGTACCTTGTTGTTCACGTGAATGAACTTCTAGAATACCTAGAAGACTAGGATGATGTGCTACTTGCTGAAAAACTGATGCTGCATATTATTTAGGTGAaactacatttttattttttccattatTGTATCTGAATTCCTGTTACAGCTTGTATGCGTTTTTTGTTATCTGTGACAACTGTGCCACTCAACCCCATGGATAAACAGGAGTTGAATGTATTtatgaaataattgtagaaaaatatatgtattcttgttttttcattatatttacacAAAATTTGTAGACCAAATACTTGAATTATTACATTAAGTACTTGGTTCAAAATCAAATTGTTGATGTCTTATGTTTATTGTATTATATTTACTCACATATAAGTTTaatgttgtttttatattttagtaaggaagtaaAACTATCATGGGAATCAAAAAAGTCCATACAAACTAATCTTAAAGAAATGGGTCTATCCTATGATCCAAACAAAACAATTGAAATtccaaaaacaaagaaacaaataaaaagtGTTCTATCTACAGGAGACAACAGTGCAACACAAGATGTAGAAGAGACATTGCCAGCACCTAAATCGCATGTGGCTGAAACATTAGAAGAAGATGCTAAAGCACCCAGAGAAAGGAAATTCAGGTTGCCGAAAAACCAAGTAGAATGGTTGTCCTATTTATTAGAAAAGTATGGAAACGACTATAAGGCTATGGAGAAAGACAAAAAGAACTACAACCAAGAA encodes:
- the LOC126887668 gene encoding nucleolar protein 16, which translates into the protein MVKLRKQRKRKRYMHNINRKRLRNKLFKEENIGCKEVKLSWESKKSIQTNLKEMGLSYDPNKTIEIPKTKKQIKSVLSTGDNSATQDVEETLPAPKSHVAETLEEDAKAPRERKFRLPKNQVEWLSYLLEKYGNDYKAMEKDKKNYNQETWKQLRRKIKRFMSIPEQFNEFLKNCKVPPQLDTNLSDDEL